A portion of the Segatella copri DSM 18205 genome contains these proteins:
- a CDS encoding S9 family peptidase — MNKLILKTTKSGLLAAALMASISASAETIEVKTLKYAGPYAVAQPWMADSVNIKGEAFDLKQLLDSPLSFTLLNKGKEVTAAQLLADKQDALHLASFCVSNTQRTKATIAVEGLEQYRLFVDGEQVAVNGDKAETILTPSQHTVVIKYLTRKNASSDKKSIKLTITAANGAPLSVGDAAAKRAYNIYDVICAPNYPSVSISPNGKFIVVRKTWVDRKGNNHSISELRNSQTNRVMATFEENVKWMPSSNKLYFTQKASDSSIAGEEKQDGTLQLITINPLTMEREVLDANIPEGWFQFTPDEKTLIYTLTTEGRKKDPQVYDVKEPEDRQPGWRERSNLAKYDLASGILQPLTFGYHNIYLMDISADSRYLLIGKGEERLTKRPTTLTSFYRLDLGSMNASSATTPKVETLIEKGEFLNSAQFSPDGKSILVSASPEAFNGIGKNVEEGQTPSMIDTQLYLMTLSDKKVRPLTRDFNPNVQSVDWSKADGNIYFTAEDKDCVHLFQLNPKSGKFTLLKTPEEYIKSFSLASSAAEMAFSGQSASNADRLYKMNTKALKSQLVDDLSARELKDVELGECKAWNFVNSRGDTLCCRYYLPPHFDAAKKYPMIVNYYGGCSPTSRMFQSRYPHHVYAAMGYVVLVVNPSGATGFGQKFSARHVDTAGEGVAEDIISSTQAFCDEHAFVNRKKIGCIGASYGGFMTQYLQTKTDLFAAAISHAGISDHTSYWGEGYWGYSYSEVSMANEYPWTNKHLFVDQSPLYNADKIHTPLLFVHGTADNNVPVGESIQLYTALKLLGRPTAMVLVDGQDHHIIDYEKRLKWQNTIFAWFAKWLQDDASWWTEMYGDEKM, encoded by the coding sequence ATGAATAAACTGATTCTGAAAACAACAAAAAGTGGACTGCTGGCAGCTGCCCTGATGGCTTCAATCTCTGCCAGTGCCGAAACCATAGAGGTGAAAACGTTGAAATATGCAGGCCCCTATGCCGTAGCACAGCCTTGGATGGCTGACAGTGTGAACATCAAGGGCGAAGCGTTCGACCTTAAGCAGTTGCTCGATTCGCCGCTGTCTTTCACCTTATTAAATAAGGGCAAGGAGGTGACTGCAGCCCAACTCCTTGCCGACAAGCAGGATGCGCTCCATCTGGCTTCTTTCTGCGTTTCTAACACCCAGCGCACCAAAGCAACCATCGCGGTAGAAGGATTGGAGCAATACCGTCTGTTCGTTGACGGCGAACAGGTAGCGGTGAACGGCGATAAGGCTGAAACCATCCTGACTCCTTCGCAGCATACGGTTGTCATCAAATATCTTACCCGGAAGAATGCATCTTCTGATAAGAAATCTATCAAGTTGACCATAACTGCAGCCAACGGCGCTCCGCTTTCTGTAGGCGATGCGGCAGCCAAGCGTGCCTATAACATCTATGATGTGATTTGTGCGCCCAACTATCCGAGTGTTTCTATCTCACCAAACGGAAAGTTTATCGTTGTTCGGAAGACCTGGGTAGATAGAAAAGGTAATAACCATAGCATTAGCGAGTTGCGCAACTCTCAGACTAACAGAGTGATGGCTACATTTGAGGAGAACGTAAAATGGATGCCTTCAAGCAATAAACTGTATTTCACCCAGAAGGCGAGCGACAGCAGTATTGCCGGAGAAGAAAAGCAGGATGGCACATTGCAGCTCATTACCATCAATCCGCTGACGATGGAGCGCGAAGTGTTGGATGCCAATATTCCTGAAGGCTGGTTCCAGTTTACACCCGATGAAAAAACACTCATCTATACGCTCACTACTGAAGGCAGAAAAAAGGATCCGCAAGTTTATGATGTAAAAGAACCGGAAGACAGACAGCCTGGTTGGCGCGAGCGCAGCAATCTCGCCAAATACGACCTTGCATCGGGCATTCTCCAGCCGCTTACCTTCGGTTACCACAACATCTATCTGATGGATATTTCTGCCGATTCGCGTTATCTGCTGATAGGAAAGGGAGAGGAGCGACTCACCAAGCGTCCTACAACCCTGACATCATTCTACCGCCTGGATTTGGGCAGTATGAATGCATCTTCAGCCACAACGCCAAAGGTAGAAACCCTGATAGAGAAAGGCGAATTCCTGAACAGCGCCCAGTTCTCGCCAGATGGCAAGAGCATTCTCGTGAGCGCTTCGCCAGAAGCTTTCAACGGCATTGGAAAGAATGTGGAAGAAGGACAGACACCTAGCATGATCGACACCCAGCTCTATCTGATGACCTTGTCGGATAAGAAGGTTCGTCCGCTGACCAGGGATTTCAATCCGAATGTGCAGAGTGTGGATTGGAGTAAGGCAGATGGCAACATCTACTTCACGGCAGAAGATAAGGATTGCGTGCATCTCTTCCAGCTCAATCCGAAATCGGGTAAGTTTACGCTTCTCAAGACTCCTGAAGAGTACATCAAGAGTTTCTCGCTTGCATCTTCTGCAGCAGAAATGGCTTTCTCCGGTCAGAGTGCATCCAATGCTGACCGACTCTATAAGATGAATACGAAGGCGCTGAAATCGCAATTGGTTGACGATTTGAGTGCGCGCGAGTTGAAGGATGTTGAACTGGGCGAATGCAAGGCTTGGAATTTTGTCAATTCAAGAGGCGACACCCTTTGCTGCCGTTACTATCTGCCACCTCATTTTGATGCTGCTAAGAAGTATCCGATGATAGTGAACTATTATGGCGGTTGCAGTCCTACGAGCCGCATGTTCCAGAGCCGTTATCCTCATCATGTTTATGCGGCAATGGGCTATGTAGTGCTGGTTGTGAATCCTAGTGGAGCTACCGGATTCGGTCAGAAATTCTCAGCCCGCCATGTAGATACGGCAGGCGAGGGAGTGGCTGAAGACATCATCTCCAGCACCCAGGCTTTCTGCGATGAGCATGCTTTCGTAAACCGCAAGAAGATTGGCTGCATCGGCGCCAGCTACGGCGGATTCATGACTCAGTACCTTCAGACCAAGACCGACCTCTTTGCTGCTGCCATCTCGCATGCAGGCATCAGCGACCATACCAGTTATTGGGGTGAGGGCTATTGGGGCTACAGCTACAGCGAAGTTTCTATGGCGAACGAATATCCTTGGACCAACAAGCATCTCTTTGTAGATCAGAGTCCGCTCTATAATGCCGACAAGATTCATACTCCGCTGCTGTTTGTTCACGGCACGGCTGATAATAATGTGCCTGTGGGCGAGAGTATCCAGCTCTATACAGCGCTGAAACTCCTTGGCCGTCCTACGGCGATGGTATTGGTAGATGGTCAGGATCATCACATCATCGACTACGAGAAGCGACTGAAATGGCAGAACACCATCTTTGCCTGGTTTGCCAAGTGGTTGCAGGACGATGCTTCCTGGTGGACGGAAATGTATGGTGATGAAAAGATGTAG
- a CDS encoding PG1828 family lipoprotein produces MKKLVFMFVAIAAISFASCGNKTAQNTASADSDTAQVDTTAADTAAADTAAADSAK; encoded by the coding sequence ATGAAGAAATTAGTTTTTATGTTCGTAGCTATCGCAGCTATCTCTTTCGCATCATGTGGTAACAAAACAGCTCAGAACACAGCTTCTGCTGATTCTGACACAGCTCAGGTAGATACAACTGCTGCTGACACTGCTGCTGCTGATACAGCTGCTGCTGATTCTGCTAAGTAA
- a CDS encoding MFS transporter: MIQLKENQGIPRSILLMMAIVAGLTVANCYYNQPLLELIRHDLDITEQKANLITVITQIGYALGLFFLIPLGDMLSRKKLILVNMTIAALMAIVMAAAQNVWMLWGASLLIGACSVIPQFFIPIAGQFSAPKNKSRNMGIVLSGLLTGILASRVISGYIGEWLGWREMFIIAAFVMMVCMGIMLLMMPEMKRNYVGTYRGLMTTIAEIFFFHSSIRIYSTRAAFGFGSMMAIWSCLAFHLAQPPFSAGSDMVGMLGLCGIMGAVAASGVGKLIPRFGIRKFNLFGAETQIIAWAIALLFGDTYAGLIAAIILVDIGLQCQQLSNQSGCLQEIPQASNRANTIFMTSYFIGGSLGTFCAGYVWTQADWLGVCIVGIAFAMISLLITLNCKK; the protein is encoded by the coding sequence ATGATACAGCTAAAAGAAAATCAGGGCATTCCCCGCAGCATTCTTCTGATGATGGCTATCGTCGCAGGACTCACCGTAGCCAACTGCTACTACAATCAGCCGCTTCTCGAACTCATCCGCCACGACCTGGATATTACCGAGCAGAAGGCTAACCTCATCACCGTCATTACCCAGATAGGTTATGCGCTGGGCTTATTCTTTCTCATTCCCTTGGGCGACATGCTTTCGCGCAAGAAACTCATCCTTGTCAATATGACCATTGCTGCATTGATGGCAATCGTGATGGCTGCAGCGCAAAACGTATGGATGCTCTGGGGAGCTTCACTGCTGATTGGCGCCTGTTCAGTAATTCCGCAGTTCTTCATTCCGATAGCCGGACAGTTTTCGGCCCCCAAGAACAAGAGCAGGAATATGGGCATTGTACTCTCCGGACTGCTGACGGGCATTCTCGCCTCACGAGTAATCAGCGGTTACATCGGCGAATGGCTGGGATGGCGGGAGATGTTTATCATAGCTGCTTTCGTGATGATGGTTTGCATGGGAATCATGCTGCTGATGATGCCTGAAATGAAGCGCAACTATGTAGGAACCTATAGAGGGCTGATGACCACGATAGCAGAAATTTTCTTTTTCCATTCTTCTATCCGCATCTATTCCACCCGTGCAGCCTTCGGGTTCGGCAGTATGATGGCAATATGGTCTTGTCTGGCGTTCCATCTGGCACAGCCGCCTTTCAGCGCAGGAAGTGATATGGTAGGAATGCTCGGACTTTGCGGAATCATGGGAGCCGTTGCTGCCAGTGGTGTGGGAAAACTGATTCCTAGGTTCGGCATTCGGAAATTCAATCTGTTCGGAGCAGAAACGCAGATCATCGCCTGGGCAATAGCCTTGCTTTTCGGCGACACTTACGCCGGACTCATCGCAGCCATCATCCTGGTTGACATCGGTCTGCAATGTCAGCAGCTCAGCAATCAGAGTGGTTGTCTGCAGGAGATTCCGCAGGCTTCCAACCGCGCCAACACCATCTTCATGACCAGCTACTTCATCGGTGGTTCGCTAGGCACTTTCTGTGCCGGTTACGTCTGGACGCAAGCCGACTGGCTCGGTGTCTGCATCGTAGGAATCGCCTTCGCCATGATTTCTCTGCTTATCACGCTAAACTGCAAGAAATAA
- the mtaB gene encoding tRNA (N(6)-L-threonylcarbamoyladenosine(37)-C(2))-methylthiotransferase MtaB — MIDSSAFQGKKAAYYTLGCKLNFSETSTFGKMLEDMGVITAKRGEKADICLINTCSVTEVADHKCRQAIHRMVRNNPGAFVIVTGCYAQLESENVSKIEGVDLVLGANEKAHLIQYLSNAWAQKFAQENGLAAQTPQNGDAESSQNGDAASLHQHYSVKTKEIKTFQPSCSRGNRTRYFLKVQDGCNYYCTYCTIPFARGNSRNPSIQSLVAQCEQAAAEGGKEIVITGVNIGDFGQTTHERFIDLVKAMDQVEGIKRYRISSLEPDLCDDDLIEYCAQSRAFMPHFHIPLQSGSDEVLKLMHRRYDKALFAHKVNLIKEKMPDAFIGVDVMVGCRGETPECFEECYEFLKSLPVTQLHVFPYSERPGTAALKIPYVVDEKEKKKRSKRLLELSDQKTQEFYAQYIGTEAEVLFEKAPRGKAMHGFTKNYIRVELSPALAKEEYDNQLIKVRLGDFNHDKTALKAELEVKGS; from the coding sequence ATGATAGATTCAAGTGCCTTCCAAGGTAAAAAGGCAGCTTATTATACGCTAGGCTGCAAACTCAACTTCTCTGAAACTTCCACTTTTGGCAAAATGCTCGAAGATATGGGCGTCATTACTGCTAAAAGGGGGGAGAAAGCTGATATTTGTCTGATTAACACCTGCTCGGTAACAGAAGTTGCCGATCATAAATGCCGTCAGGCTATCCACCGGATGGTGAGAAACAATCCGGGCGCATTCGTTATCGTGACGGGCTGTTATGCGCAGCTCGAATCTGAGAATGTCAGCAAGATAGAGGGTGTAGACCTCGTGTTGGGTGCTAACGAGAAGGCGCACTTGATTCAATATCTCAGCAATGCATGGGCGCAGAAATTTGCTCAGGAAAACGGATTGGCTGCTCAGACTCCTCAGAACGGCGATGCTGAAAGTTCTCAGAACGGCGATGCTGCGTCTCTTCATCAGCATTATAGCGTGAAGACGAAGGAAATCAAGACCTTCCAGCCTTCTTGCTCGCGTGGCAACCGTACCCGTTATTTCCTGAAGGTGCAGGACGGCTGCAATTATTATTGCACCTATTGCACCATTCCATTTGCCCGAGGCAATTCGCGCAACCCGAGCATCCAGTCGCTTGTGGCTCAATGTGAGCAGGCGGCTGCTGAAGGCGGTAAGGAAATCGTCATTACCGGTGTGAATATCGGTGATTTCGGTCAGACTACCCACGAGCGATTCATCGACCTTGTCAAGGCGATGGATCAGGTAGAAGGAATCAAGCGTTACCGCATCTCGAGTCTGGAGCCTGATCTCTGTGATGATGATCTCATAGAGTATTGTGCCCAGAGCCGTGCCTTTATGCCTCATTTCCATATTCCTCTGCAGAGCGGAAGCGATGAGGTGCTCAAGTTGATGCACCGCCGTTACGACAAGGCGCTCTTCGCCCACAAGGTGAATCTTATCAAGGAGAAGATGCCTGATGCGTTTATCGGTGTCGATGTGATGGTGGGCTGTCGTGGCGAAACTCCGGAGTGTTTTGAAGAATGCTATGAGTTCCTGAAGAGTCTGCCTGTTACCCAGCTTCACGTCTTCCCTTATTCTGAGCGTCCGGGCACGGCTGCCTTGAAGATTCCGTATGTGGTTGACGAGAAGGAGAAGAAGAAGCGCTCCAAGCGACTGTTGGAGTTGAGTGATCAGAAGACGCAGGAATTCTATGCTCAATACATCGGTACTGAGGCTGAGGTTCTCTTCGAGAAGGCGCCAAGAGGCAAGGCAATGCATGGATTCACCAAGAACTATATCCGCGTAGAACTTTCACCGGCTCTCGCCAAGGAAGAATACGACAACCAGCTTATCAAGGTTCGCCTGGGTGATTTCAATCACGATAAGACGGCGCTGAAGGCAGAATTAGAAGTTAAGGGAAGTTAA